In the genome of Rhineura floridana isolate rRhiFlo1 chromosome 10, rRhiFlo1.hap2, whole genome shotgun sequence, the window ttattttattattttttataaccACACCTTTTGAACAGATTATAATTCTCCTTTCTCTCAGAAGCAAAAGGTGTCAAGGCTTCTGAAATAGATAATTAATCTTTATTGCTATCTATAGTTTCATAGTTAACACTAGAggtattcacacattactctgtatccaggtagaagccccctgtacctgggtacagctgcttgtgagaaagagtctacacgtggtgatttcaaaaatcaccacgtgtacagaCATCCTGAAAAAAGACGTCTTCTGCTCACatggtgattctccctgcatgctgcccCTGTGCAGCTGatcgtgagcaattagtttttctccccggggacagcctgagccttgttttagcagcagcggcagcagcagcagcagcagcagccaatcagaaatgtGCTGAAGAAaaacgtcagttgctggagccacggagagggaaggaagaatatagctaaaatggaggcaagtgcaaggaagaggaaagggagaccagcctgaagcaacgaatgagcttgagggaaggaaagaggcaaaaaacgggggggggggagaggcaaaaaacggggggggagaggcaaaaaacgggggggggagctttgaaggactcactgcaatttttaaaaagtctactcagaagtaagtcccattgagtgcaatgcttctgtgtgctggcagtgATTAAGTCTGAGGaaatgagggagaaaaaaatgggggagagggaaagctttggagaaatcacatttgaattttaaaaaggtctatgcagaagtaaatcccactaagttcagtggggcttattcccaggtaaatggagttaggattgcctaaaaaaagcaagtgttctgtcagagaagctacAGCTAGGCAAGGACTTACATTGATGCAGGGGGTGTCAATAGAAGAGGCGAAAACAGCAGCAGACCATCCGGCCTCtcatcctccctccctttttctctCTACATTTCTTTAtaagtgggatgatggaagccAAAGTTAAGGCGTGTGATTTAATGTGATGGGATgatggccagtcactgcctctcagcctcatgaaaaccctattcatagggtcgccataagtcggaattgacttgaaggcagtacacacacacacaatctttacAAAACAGCTTGGATATCTCTTAGTGGTGCTCCAGTTGTGGATTGCTCTTTTTCAGAAAGTTTTGTCTGGCATCTGCCTGTCGTTTTGATGCCTGGCAAAGGCCTTCTTATTTTCCCAAGCTTTTTTTAGATACTATTTTAATGCTGCTGAcggttttatactgtttttgtgtgttttaggttttttttgttttttgtatttacACTTTAATTGACTTAATCTTTTTGGAAACCACCCTGGAAATTAAgtgaagggtggtataaaaatacttataatacataataaaataagcctagttatacagccacgagagtggctctatactatagccagtggggatttttcacattccgcaatgttaaattgaaaatacaccccatgccatgctgatgcttcccataagctcatttcaaaacaaaaccttacataacatagtcctgaactcagaaacgcttgcttaacaaccctgtcaattttcctggcgatacacaaaacagtcagagagaatagaaagttcaaactgtaaaaagagaaaaacctcagagcccttttggacttttttctctgagagttataatctgttgaaattcattaaaaatcagccatgttcacagagtacctgtaatcctaatactggcgttgccccatactctgaccttcatctgctgcagtttaaaagtttaaaaaatgtctggctgatttttaattaatttaataaagtttggctgggacccaatgatagtgtggagcatgctcagtaagaaccaactgtcatgagttctaaaagcctcacagctgctgggcttgcctaatcagagggccacacccacagcagactttgatttcatgtgagacagttatgacttccctcaaagaatcctgggaagtgtagtttgtgaagtgtgctaagAGActactattcccctgagagaatggttaacagtcagccactctgagtgaaggtctgtggggggaacagagcatctcctagcaactctcagcacccttcactaactacacttcccaggattctttgagagaagccatgactgtccaaagtgaaataaaggccttgtgtgaatgtggccagggaaagctttggtttaaatttgggtgggaggctacatgtttctgctgtagaatataaaggtgtgggaaagcctgaaaaagaatgattctgtttacaatgttttccttttggaaaggaaaggggcttcccttctgcccagtgcccacccacccaatctcctcccctcccactccctgccccttccctgggtcagtgttggactggttcgaatccccacacagccatgaagctgactgggtgaccttgggccagtcactgcctcttagcttcagaggaaggcaatgatgaaatcatCTCAGAATAccgtttatcatgaaaaccctattcagagggtcgcaataggtggggattgacttgaaggcagtccattttcattttcaaacatgattgcatagaaataaatcccactgaactcaaaaaatatgcaaatgatcaaacccaccctcccttctctttcctcctatcccctcctctttccccttccctcccccttcctttgcccctcactccccatccccttccaatcccctccttccccttcctcctccccatggtcagttttacctatcttaaacatgattgcacggaagtaaataccattgaactctataagcttgcaaatgatcaaacctgctctcccctccaccttcctttgcccccctccaatacgctccttcccactccccctcctcctcccccatggtcagtgtttcctatcctaaccaagattgcataagagtaaatcccattgaaaataagcatgcaaatgatcagacctgcttttctcctctcctctcctctcctctcctctccctcccctgcccactccacccccctccctccctccctccctccctccctccccggtcagttttacctatcctaagcatgattgcatgggagtaaattgcactgaatttaataaacatgcaaatgatcaaacctgtccttctcctcccctccccatcctgactGCTCCCCtttgcacatgttaccaaattcttccgagctacataggaagtggattggactgtgaaagaccaacccaaatggtgtttgcagtttgaccaatttgtagggcagtacaatatctcagagaggagttcaggtctcctgctcccatggtgcattcactatagctgcccaatttccctgctttttaaagtttgatagaatagctgtgtgctataggtatgttcttaaaccacaaggttttttgcctgttagtgaatattattATGTTACATTGTGGTGACAGAAGCACTGACGCTAGAGGAAGTGGCTTACCAagggagttcatggcagaggtgagatttgaaccagagGCTTCCTGATTTGTAGCTCAGCTACACTATACTAGTTATCAAATGTCTCTAAATTGTGCCAAtactgggacttccgggaagggttgctttgcctgtgctgcctctgagcgagctctcgtctcagaagaagctttttcagctctaaaatcagtcacaacgttctttttgactgataaagattttctcccgggcagggagaaacgtagagatcaaccccaaagcctgtttttgtggggaggactggatttcatttatttatgaaagttcaaactgcaatgccggacagactttcatcaagctctagctgattatagcgacacgtttattttttctttaaagaaaacggactctaacaggcagataagcatccttctttctatcttctttttttacttggcttaaattggtgcagcaaaaaagagatttgtcaatgaatcagctgtgaagaactcttaggtgagttttggcttttcgctttcactaacgaaattaaggaggaaagaaatcgaaaaagcttatttttgtttttatcacaaaaagctgtcctggaggtgcattctaaagatatcaacggaagagggatttctatttcgaggaggggggaaaaaattctttttggtctatttcattttgacgaatctgcttgttcacgacgccactaatttttttgatgttgggaactaagtttgttttgtattcctgaacacatagagataaggcaggctgtattgtctacactgatacaagcaagcctgaaatattaacccaattgtggctgaaataatttttgtctctgtagttttaagaatgacaaccaggaaagtgaatgagaccatggaagaaattatgtttcagaaaatattgggtgagattgagataacgaaacaaaccctgagacagggtagtcaggagatgaaaattgaacttaacaaaatgacgcaggagcttaaagaaatagtggattctgtgagagaggagtttgatgggatagggaagctacaagccctggagattggaacaaatgtgaaatttgaaaaagatttggattttatggatgttagaaataaagttgactgtttggaattcaacgttgtctctgaagaaattaatgaagattttggtggtaaagttatcaatgtcttggataattttctggactggaatgatgtgatggagtttgacatagaaaaaatctatggagttggctacagatatgtgacagtggagaaactcttaagagatgagccagtgcattttgtaaaaaagaagaacagagatatgactttgcagcaatacttcagtaacatattcagaattcttgactggaatgatgtgatggggcctgacatggaaaaaaattatggaattaactacaaatatgtgacagagcagagatgcacccagaacagagatgtgactttacaacaatatttcaacaacatattcagaattgatggcaaagacgtatttgtgatgggggaaattcccatcagactcttgttatatgactatggctatgacagcaagatcatcatgggatactgataatggatgaatggatactgaaaccactggatttaacaggagtattgaagatggaagatggaattaatattgataatggaagaatggttatggaaattattggacttaacagatttgacgagatggattaattgatatgtttacttggactatggctatgacaacaagattattatgggatattgataacggaagaatggctactgaaattactggacttaacaggattattgaagatggaagatggagttactatagataatggaagaatggctattgaaattattgggcctaacagatttgaattagatggattaagcgacatgtttatttggagaaaaattgaaagatatatctttcaagaaattgaaacctctctttgactttttgtggaaagaataaaataatgtttatgagatttgatgattaattaagataattactggaggaaagtgattttataatataattttagagacaggattgttatatattctagacctataacttgatctgcgacaaatcggaagtcgacattttattttattgtttaattgtttttgttttgttttgttttttcgtctttgaaaatttgaataaaaattaatgataaaaaaaaaattgtgccaATACTAAGAGGGGCTAGTGAAATAGCCACAGTACTTGGGTACTGCTTTTAGCATCTTCGTTGCTATTTCACATTGTTTCTTAGGATTCACTtgtacattttatttgtatgttagcagtggCCCCTTCTTTTAGAGTGATCTTCCTTTCGTAGAGTTTTAGCAAATatatgtttctgtgatgtttataaTGGTTCTATTTTTAGTATAGTATTTTTAGTTTTCGCCTCTGCTATTGACACCCCCTGCACCACTATGACCCAGGCACATTAACAGGAGAGCTAGCAACCACGTCTACCTGCTTCGCCACGGGCAGGCTCCATCTAcagctttcttctctctctctctctctctctttttttttttaaaaaaagcactgctGCTACTGAAGTGGTGGCGGCAACAAAAACATAGTCGTAGTCACAGTCCCTTAACCTTAGGTCAAAATACTTGGTGCAGGCGCACGCTGCCAAATTTCAAGCTCTAGCGCACAACCTATACGTCACGGGCCGAACACTCTTGTCGTAAAGCGGTACTACGGAGCATGTGTTAAAGAGAGGGGGCGAGGAGGGAGAATAGTAAATTAAAAGGAGGGGAAGCAATATTAACATTGCGAGAGCGCATGTGTGTTGAAGGCTAACTGTGGGTGGAGATGGGGCGGGAGTAACAAGAATAACTGGTGAATGCAAGATAGCTCTGGCCTTATCTGTGCGGGCTTCTAATGGGAGGAGTCTCAGAGAATAAAGCATAGTGACGTTTTCCTTTGGAAATGTCGCCAGAAGGTCCCTTGAGTAGGAAAAATGGGGAGATGGGCCAATGAATCTCTGCTGTGGGGAACTGTATATATTATAtacgcgcgtgcacacacacacacaggtaaacAAGCATCCGTACTTTTATTACGTACATACAAATCCTGTAATTCATGCATTCAGTACCGGGGGGTGGCGGACAACTCATATGAAGAAGATAGTTCCTTTGACCAACATAAGCAATGAATTGGGACTTACCACCAAATttatcagttaaaaaaaaaagatattaaccTGATAACCGTATTTTCGTACATATACTTTTCATGGGTCTGGAAAGGATTAAATATGTTGATTTGATGGGCGCTCTTGTTGAGTTACACTAAGGCAACAGCTATGAGGATCGCCTCATGCATTTCGGGGGTTTAGAAGGAGGTGCCCCAGTGCCCTTTTTAAGGAGCTGTGCTGGAGCTTTGGGCTCCGCGAGAATTCCTTTTAGTGTGTCAAACAGCCTTTCTTAGTGGGAGGGCCTGGGTGGGTTT includes:
- the LOC133365124 gene encoding uncharacterized protein LOC133365124; the protein is MTTRKVNETMEEIMFQKILGEIEITKQTLRQGSQEMKIELNKMTQELKEIVDSVREEFDGIGKLQALEIGTNVKFEKDLDFMDVRNKVDCLEFNVVSEEINEDFGGKVINVLDNFLDWNDVMEFDIEKIYGVGYRYVTVEKLLRDEPVHFVKKKNRDMTLQQYFSNIFRILDWNDVMGPDMEKNYGINYKYVTEQRCTQNRDVTLQQYFNNIFRIDGKDVFVMGEIPIRLLLYDYGYDSKIIMGY